A window of Natronolimnobius sp. AArcel1 contains these coding sequences:
- a CDS encoding methyl-accepting chemotaxis protein: protein MPQSGPTQSRLGLRQDVDEDALLEGIDLDADDIAWRKQFIGFDADDEARLAALTPTFDRLADEFAGEFYSHLTAHEETKTVLGRSDRTLAQLERTQAEYLRSLGEYAYDEGSDPGYGADYFRQRAVIGKLHSMLEMPAKQYIGSYMQYHERLLSELFAQFLADIADDLEPETHDRIAARADETLEDALSVLRVTNLDMQVAMDTYLESEAEDVWTNVLEEMLSPVIAIDTDGKIVAYNDAMAELTGVTASEATEMELWELFRTDESHDTRETAIEHAFATEEPIRELELEILTHTGETREVICSNAPMYDEDGDLMGAVSVMRDVTDLRQTERELAAARQQVSTEIGTLATEQETTARDIAETMDDLESRAATQVEMAEEMQTELQEYGATMEQVAASAEEVASAADESKQVATAGLETSVEAQEGMTEVVKTVDELMETSTTLRNRMKEIDDIVDVIRDVADQTNLLALNANIEAAHAGEAGDGFAVVANEVQSLAEETKEHTHEITTRIETIQNQTARTVAAAQETNERVRRANADIDDAVESFEEIAAVVDEAATGIEEIATANDEQVDSVDEMIALAAEYAAHSEAALESAEETAAIVDDQLETAEQIRDRIEAFEAEREQ, encoded by the coding sequence ATGCCGCAATCCGGCCCGACCCAGTCGCGTCTTGGCCTCCGCCAGGATGTCGACGAGGACGCCTTACTCGAGGGGATTGATCTTGACGCGGACGATATCGCGTGGCGAAAGCAGTTCATCGGCTTCGATGCAGACGACGAAGCCCGACTCGCCGCGCTGACGCCGACGTTTGACCGTCTCGCCGACGAGTTTGCTGGGGAGTTTTATAGCCATCTGACTGCACATGAGGAAACCAAAACTGTCCTCGGTCGGTCCGACCGGACGCTCGCCCAACTCGAGCGGACGCAGGCCGAGTACCTCCGAAGCCTCGGCGAATACGCCTACGACGAGGGGTCAGATCCCGGCTACGGTGCGGATTACTTCCGTCAGCGTGCAGTCATCGGCAAGCTTCACAGCATGCTCGAGATGCCGGCCAAGCAGTATATCGGCTCGTACATGCAGTATCACGAGCGATTGCTGTCGGAACTCTTTGCGCAGTTTCTCGCAGATATAGCAGACGACCTCGAGCCAGAGACGCACGACCGAATCGCAGCGCGAGCCGACGAGACGCTCGAGGATGCCCTGTCGGTGCTTCGCGTGACGAATCTCGATATGCAGGTCGCGATGGACACCTACCTCGAGAGCGAGGCCGAAGACGTCTGGACGAACGTTCTCGAAGAGATGCTCTCACCCGTGATCGCCATCGACACGGATGGCAAAATCGTCGCCTATAACGATGCGATGGCGGAGTTGACCGGCGTCACAGCATCCGAAGCGACCGAGATGGAACTGTGGGAACTGTTCCGAACCGACGAGAGCCACGACACGCGAGAAACCGCAATCGAACACGCGTTCGCAACCGAGGAACCGATCCGAGAACTCGAACTCGAGATTCTAACCCACACCGGGGAGACGCGAGAGGTCATCTGCTCGAACGCGCCGATGTACGACGAAGACGGCGACCTCATGGGGGCCGTTTCGGTCATGCGCGACGTGACCGATCTGCGCCAGACAGAACGCGAACTCGCAGCCGCCAGACAGCAGGTATCGACCGAGATCGGCACGCTCGCGACCGAACAGGAGACGACCGCGCGGGACATCGCCGAGACGATGGACGACCTCGAGTCGCGCGCAGCGACACAGGTCGAGATGGCCGAAGAGATGCAGACGGAACTGCAGGAGTACGGCGCGACGATGGAGCAAGTTGCCGCGAGCGCCGAGGAGGTCGCAAGCGCCGCCGACGAATCGAAACAGGTCGCGACGGCGGGCCTCGAGACCAGCGTTGAGGCCCAGGAAGGCATGACGGAGGTCGTCAAGACGGTCGACGAACTGATGGAGACCTCGACGACGCTTCGCAACCGGATGAAAGAAATCGACGACATCGTCGACGTGATCCGGGACGTGGCCGATCAGACGAACCTGCTTGCACTGAACGCGAACATCGAAGCTGCCCACGCCGGCGAGGCGGGCGATGGGTTCGCCGTCGTCGCGAACGAAGTCCAGTCACTCGCCGAAGAGACGAAAGAACACACGCATGAGATCACAACCCGCATCGAGACGATCCAAAATCAGACCGCCCGAACCGTTGCCGCCGCTCAGGAGACCAACGAGCGAGTCAGACGTGCAAATGCGGACATCGACGACGCCGTCGAGTCCTTCGAGGAAATCGCCGCCGTCGTCGACGAAGCCGCGACGGGCATCGAAGAAATCGCGACAGCAAACGATGAACAGGTCGACAGCGTCGACGAGATGATCGCCCTCGCCGCGGAGTACGCCGCCCACTCCGAAGCCGCCCTCGAGTCCGCAGAAGAAACCGCGGCTATCGTCGACGATCAACTCGAGACGGCAGAACAGATTCGGGACCGGATCGAGGCCTTCGAGGCAGAACGCGAGCAGTAA
- a CDS encoding DNA-directed RNA polymerase subunit P, translating to MSYKCSRCKRDVQLDEYGGVRCPYCGNRVLLKERSRDVKEVGVQ from the coding sequence ATGAGTTACAAATGCTCTCGCTGTAAACGCGACGTTCAGCTCGATGAGTACGGCGGCGTCCGCTGTCCGTACTGCGGGAACCGCGTCCTCCTGAAAGAACGCAGCCGCGACGTCAAGGAAGTCGGCGTCCAGTAA
- a CDS encoding HD domain-containing protein: MGVEIKETRVTDAEYEAMKQFVFEYLAASVEKEEEGGRMRWYPWHSAEYRHNHILNVVDLSKEIAREEGADVDVTRVAALFHDVAKLETDQELHAEAGARVAREYLESRVDYPESFITQVCRAIEQHSYQGDLNDVALETQCLIEADMLDKVGANGTALMLLRMGYEARTHMDSNEMVDRVLERGYDAASRVQSDTAEGIAHQRLKRVKWFSEWLEDEIAGMG; the protein is encoded by the coding sequence GTGGGCGTTGAGATAAAAGAAACCAGGGTCACCGACGCCGAATACGAGGCAATGAAGCAGTTCGTCTTCGAGTATCTCGCGGCTAGCGTCGAGAAAGAAGAAGAAGGCGGGCGCATGCGCTGGTACCCGTGGCACTCCGCGGAGTACCGGCACAACCACATCCTCAACGTGGTCGACCTCTCCAAGGAGATCGCCCGCGAGGAAGGCGCAGACGTCGACGTCACCCGCGTCGCCGCCCTCTTTCACGACGTCGCGAAACTCGAGACCGACCAAGAGCTGCACGCCGAAGCTGGTGCTCGCGTCGCTCGTGAGTACCTCGAGTCCCGTGTCGACTACCCTGAATCGTTCATCACCCAGGTGTGTCGTGCGATTGAACAGCACTCCTATCAGGGCGACTTAAACGACGTCGCACTCGAGACGCAGTGTCTCATCGAGGCGGACATGCTCGATAAGGTCGGTGCGAACGGCACCGCGCTCATGCTGTTGCGGATGGGCTATGAAGCCCGCACGCACATGGACTCCAACGAGATGGTCGACCGCGTCCTCGAACGTGGCTACGACGCCGCCTCGCGCGTCCAGAGCGACACCGCCGAAGGAATCGCCCACCAGCGCCTCAAGCGCGTCAAGTGGTTCAGCGAGTGGCTCGAGGACGAAATCGCGGGCATGGGCTAA
- a CDS encoding flippase has product MTDHDEGVTTLARQGSITFIGNVVNGVFGFAIVMLMTRFVSPSVYGLFVLATSVILFMQVFANLGLPLAIDYFVPQYLDEGEHGKAKGVIVQVTATVLITSSLVALAIAAGSGFIGSLFQEPAMQIALLLLSVTIPMLAIYNVLLTSYYSIKKLQYRVIMRDLVRPIVRFAVTAGFLIAGFGLLGLIGGYVIGLFVAITIGAAIFVSKAWSLLTADLELVAPKPLVIYSVPLAMTSVVFVLMGNVDYFVLGYFLDSDDVGIYRVGYMLGSGLMIIFNSLSPVFKPLIAETRDDIDLVEQRFRIMARWIAGITLPITIILSLGASSYLAVLYTPQYAAANLVVVLLCGAFLFNVTFGGPDGSLLQGMGYSRFVFVNTVVLFGANFVVSITLVPIFGMEGAAIGSAVALILVGLLTLTEIYYLDGIHPFTRDFAKIVVSGVPASIAGAPIVYVLESDLLVVVALPVVVIGVYVLSLIAMDAFTEDDARMAAEFSPTLVKWLPIGS; this is encoded by the coding sequence ATGACTGACCACGACGAGGGTGTGACGACGCTTGCGCGACAGGGCAGTATCACGTTTATCGGAAACGTGGTTAACGGCGTCTTCGGCTTCGCGATTGTCATGCTGATGACGCGCTTCGTCAGCCCCTCTGTCTACGGGCTGTTCGTGCTTGCAACCTCGGTTATTCTGTTCATGCAGGTGTTTGCGAATCTTGGATTACCGCTTGCGATCGACTATTTCGTGCCGCAGTATCTCGATGAGGGCGAACACGGGAAGGCAAAGGGCGTCATCGTCCAGGTGACAGCGACCGTGCTTATCACGTCCTCGCTGGTCGCACTCGCCATCGCTGCTGGCTCCGGGTTCATCGGCTCGCTCTTTCAGGAGCCGGCAATGCAGATTGCCCTCTTGTTACTGTCGGTGACGATTCCGATGCTTGCGATCTACAACGTCTTGCTCACCTCCTACTACAGCATCAAGAAACTCCAGTACCGCGTCATCATGCGTGATCTGGTGCGGCCGATCGTCCGGTTCGCCGTCACCGCTGGCTTCCTGATCGCCGGTTTTGGTCTCCTTGGGCTTATCGGCGGCTACGTTATTGGCCTCTTCGTCGCGATCACAATCGGCGCAGCCATTTTCGTCTCGAAAGCCTGGAGCCTTCTCACAGCCGACCTCGAGTTGGTCGCGCCGAAGCCGCTCGTGATCTACTCGGTGCCGCTGGCGATGACAAGCGTCGTCTTCGTGCTGATGGGCAACGTTGACTACTTCGTCCTTGGCTACTTCCTCGATTCGGACGACGTGGGGATCTACCGCGTTGGCTATATGCTCGGCTCCGGGCTGATGATCATCTTCAACTCGCTGTCGCCTGTGTTCAAGCCGCTGATTGCTGAAACTCGAGACGATATCGACCTGGTCGAACAGCGATTCCGGATCATGGCTCGCTGGATCGCCGGCATTACGCTACCGATCACGATTATCCTCTCGCTGGGTGCGAGTTCCTACCTTGCTGTCCTCTACACGCCCCAGTACGCCGCAGCCAACCTTGTTGTTGTCTTGCTCTGTGGCGCGTTCCTGTTCAACGTCACCTTTGGCGGCCCTGACGGCTCGCTTTTGCAGGGAATGGGCTACTCTCGCTTTGTCTTCGTCAACACCGTTGTCCTCTTCGGTGCGAACTTCGTCGTCTCGATCACGCTCGTGCCCATCTTCGGCATGGAAGGTGCAGCTATCGGCTCCGCGGTCGCACTCATCCTCGTTGGACTGCTCACGCTCACCGAAATTTACTATCTCGACGGCATCCACCCCTTCACCAGGGATTTCGCTAAAATTGTCGTTTCCGGCGTCCCCGCGAGCATCGCTGGCGCGCCAATCGTCTATGTCCTCGAGTCGGATCTCCTCGTTGTGGTCGCGCTCCCAGTGGTCGTCATCGGCGTCTACGTACTCTCACTGATCGCGATGGATGCCTTTACCGAGGACGACGCACGCATGGCTGCGGAGTTCAGTCCAACACTCGTAAAGTGGTTGCCGATTGGCTCTTGA
- a CDS encoding DUF2103 domain-containing protein — protein sequence MKCRHCASPLEKPGDFCLVCRECNTEAVVLEAGRDRATLTMLSGDAEDGGEDHTHGTHNVDDPVLGETTITTTPEDGENEPVELRNFAGLIGDEIRRKRPDEVYAGGDRTVIRAVRDDIHHSFYRVDDDEPVQAVLERRSTRALDVVDTPPVEKIGGSHTTLIGGRTGMRAIRAVAGHPHVKKVIPGPIDAGGKGSQSGMRAKVTRADNGGNVRMLLRDGSSVQENRIVTTARDREMGERIRDDLNDVLTEADFQ from the coding sequence ATGAAGTGTCGCCACTGTGCATCGCCGCTCGAGAAACCCGGGGACTTCTGTCTCGTCTGCCGGGAATGCAACACCGAAGCGGTGGTGCTCGAGGCGGGACGCGACCGGGCGACGCTGACGATGCTTTCGGGCGACGCCGAAGACGGCGGAGAGGACCACACCCATGGAACCCACAACGTGGACGACCCAGTCCTCGGCGAGACGACGATCACGACGACGCCGGAAGACGGCGAAAACGAGCCAGTCGAACTGCGGAATTTCGCGGGCTTGATCGGCGACGAAATCCGGCGAAAGCGACCCGATGAGGTCTATGCGGGCGGTGACCGAACGGTGATTCGAGCCGTCCGAGACGACATTCACCACTCGTTCTATCGCGTCGACGACGACGAACCAGTACAGGCAGTGCTCGAGCGCCGGAGTACGCGCGCACTCGATGTCGTCGACACCCCGCCCGTCGAGAAAATCGGCGGGAGCCACACGACGCTGATCGGCGGGCGAACCGGCATGCGTGCCATCCGGGCCGTTGCTGGCCACCCACACGTCAAGAAGGTCATCCCCGGGCCGATTGACGCGGGCGGCAAAGGCTCACAGTCCGGGATGCGCGCAAAAGTCACCCGCGCCGACAATGGCGGCAACGTTCGCATGCTTCTGCGAGACGGCTCGAGCGTGCAGGAAAACCGAATTGTGACGACGGCTCGCGACCGCGAGATGGGCGAACGGATTCGTGATGACCTCAACGATGTGCTCACTGAGGCGGACTTTCAGTAG
- a CDS encoding DUF2797 domain-containing protein — MQCVGYEPSGRGSALVLADGERIERQPLEAGTELSYTLAERRCAGTLDGDEHIACDRPRAPYCEYHTSTWVCARCTGTCLKDEMDCYEDHAVYIAAFGPDTFKVGVTKLWRLETRLREQGADRAAHIHTVSNGRIARELEAELATRLTDRVRTGPKIASLASPVDLEAWERTLESLEPDVLERFSFDYGLDLEAQPVAETLASGTVVGVKGRVLVLEHGGTTYAVDMRDLVGYELGDGETDRSLQSSLGSFG, encoded by the coding sequence GTGCAATGCGTTGGCTATGAGCCGAGCGGTCGCGGGTCCGCATTGGTGCTCGCCGACGGCGAGCGCATCGAGCGCCAGCCACTCGAGGCGGGAACCGAACTCTCCTACACACTCGCAGAGCGCCGCTGTGCGGGCACGCTCGACGGTGATGAACACATCGCCTGTGACCGACCGCGAGCGCCCTACTGCGAGTACCACACCAGTACCTGGGTCTGTGCGCGCTGTACCGGGACCTGCCTGAAAGACGAGATGGACTGTTACGAGGACCACGCGGTCTATATCGCCGCGTTCGGCCCCGACACGTTCAAAGTCGGCGTCACCAAACTATGGCGACTCGAGACCCGCCTGCGCGAGCAGGGAGCCGACCGCGCAGCCCATATCCACACCGTCTCGAACGGCCGCATCGCCCGCGAACTCGAGGCCGAACTCGCAACCCGGCTCACGGATCGCGTCCGAACGGGCCCGAAAATCGCCTCGCTCGCGAGTCCAGTCGATCTCGAGGCATGGGAGCGAACACTCGAGTCACTCGAGCCTGACGTTCTCGAGCGCTTTTCCTTCGACTACGGCCTCGACCTCGAGGCACAGCCAGTCGCGGAGACGCTCGCGTCGGGCACTGTCGTCGGTGTCAAGGGCCGAGTGCTTGTGCTCGAGCACGGCGGCACGACCTACGCCGTGGATATGCGTGATCTGGTCGGCTACGAACTGGGAGACGGTGAGACAGATCGCAGTTTGCAGTCGTCGCTTGGCTCGTTTGGGTAG
- a CDS encoding FxLYD domain-containing protein, which translates to MDRRAFLALGPVGLASGAGCLEYVTNDNGEEITEPGDVDIIWDDLVRDDPGTDDERVTVWGVVRNVGERTLYYVEVRATFYDADGDELESVIENVDDDVSSGEEWAFEVEFPHYGERAADVATYELEPATGV; encoded by the coding sequence ATGGATCGTCGTGCGTTCCTCGCACTCGGGCCGGTCGGCCTTGCGTCTGGAGCCGGCTGTCTCGAGTATGTCACCAACGACAACGGCGAGGAGATTACGGAACCCGGCGATGTCGACATCATCTGGGACGACCTCGTTCGCGACGACCCCGGAACCGACGACGAACGCGTGACGGTCTGGGGCGTCGTCAGAAACGTCGGCGAGCGAACGTTGTACTACGTCGAGGTCCGGGCAACCTTCTACGACGCCGACGGGGACGAACTCGAGAGCGTCATCGAAAACGTCGACGACGATGTCTCCTCTGGTGAGGAGTGGGCCTTCGAGGTGGAGTTTCCACACTACGGTGAGCGAGCGGCCGACGTGGCGACGTACGAACTCGAGCCAGCAACAGGTGTCTGA
- a CDS encoding 50S ribosomal protein L37ae — translation MSQKGTVGSAGRFGARYGRVARRRVSEVEADMQSAEVDGDSVKRVGTGIWKNEETGEVFTGGAYRPETPAGRTVKRSIRAALGEDD, via the coding sequence ATGTCCCAGAAAGGAACTGTTGGGAGCGCAGGCCGCTTTGGCGCACGCTACGGCCGCGTCGCCCGCCGCCGTGTCAGCGAGGTTGAAGCCGACATGCAGAGCGCAGAAGTCGATGGCGACAGCGTCAAACGCGTCGGCACCGGCATCTGGAAAAACGAAGAGACCGGCGAAGTGTTCACCGGCGGTGCCTACCGCCCAGAGACCCCCGCCGGCCGCACCGTCAAGCGCTCGATTCGCGCTGCACTGGGCGAAGACGACTAA
- a CDS encoding redoxin domain-containing protein, whose amino-acid sequence MNRREALAGVASVGVLGGSAVVLWRGLPFGEERDIPSESATDSAGDDSDGDTSDSSGPLELETLEAPGSESGTLTVPNDGLTLAMFFSPVCSRCRSLMPNMADAQERLSDQYGDELTVVSVTGQQSPDQLQEWWVDHDGDWTLAYDDGRDLTNRYDVVTHPVLIAIDDTGAIQWEAEGVLEADRIVSSVERVLESDSDADTDDVVSDADDDAGETESETDGNETDHEH is encoded by the coding sequence GTGAATCGTCGTGAGGCCCTTGCCGGCGTCGCGAGCGTCGGCGTCCTCGGCGGAAGCGCCGTCGTGCTCTGGCGTGGACTGCCATTCGGGGAGGAGAGAGACATTCCATCCGAGTCAGCGACGGACTCCGCTGGGGACGACAGCGACGGCGACACCAGCGACTCGAGCGGCCCACTCGAACTCGAGACGCTCGAGGCACCGGGGAGCGAGTCGGGGACGCTGACGGTTCCGAACGACGGGCTGACACTCGCGATGTTCTTTTCGCCGGTCTGTTCGCGCTGTCGGTCGCTGATGCCGAACATGGCCGACGCACAGGAACGTCTCAGCGACCAGTACGGTGACGAACTCACCGTCGTCTCAGTGACGGGCCAGCAGTCGCCGGACCAGTTGCAAGAGTGGTGGGTCGACCACGACGGCGACTGGACGCTCGCCTACGATGACGGCCGTGACCTCACCAATCGCTACGATGTCGTCACCCACCCGGTCCTCATCGCCATCGACGACACCGGAGCCATCCAGTGGGAGGCAGAGGGCGTTCTCGAGGCCGACCGGATCGTCAGCAGCGTCGAGCGGGTCCTCGAGAGTGATTCAGATGCTGACACTGACGACGTTGTTTCAGATGCTGACGACGACGCCGGAGAAACTGAATCGGAAACCGATGGAAACGAGACTGATCACGAGCACTGA
- a CDS encoding LysE family transporter encodes MSVSLVATALAGVVFGLAIAAPPGPMNAIIAEESVIRGWLAGFWAGAGAMLADVLFFVLVLAGVVTVIDRIPVIRSILYLIGGVLMLYFAIGALEDARSTASFIGENNGSSKGFRKTFALSLTNPYQIGFWLTVGVGLLESGTLDVFAHVPTVGDSLSGMLVVETGSPALITGFFGGIVVWIIAYPAALAAAGRRVDALAPVIAALSGVVLAGFGALFLGIGTLSLL; translated from the coding sequence GTGTCTGTTTCCCTCGTTGCAACGGCGCTTGCGGGCGTCGTCTTCGGACTCGCGATTGCGGCCCCGCCGGGCCCGATGAACGCCATTATTGCCGAAGAGAGCGTCATCCGAGGCTGGCTGGCCGGCTTCTGGGCGGGTGCCGGCGCGATGCTCGCAGACGTGCTCTTTTTCGTCCTTGTGCTTGCCGGCGTCGTCACCGTCATCGACCGCATCCCGGTGATCCGGTCAATTCTCTATCTCATCGGTGGCGTGCTTATGCTCTACTTCGCCATCGGCGCACTCGAGGACGCCCGGTCGACCGCCTCGTTTATCGGCGAGAACAACGGCTCCTCCAAGGGCTTTCGCAAGACGTTCGCGCTCTCGCTGACCAACCCCTACCAGATCGGCTTCTGGCTCACCGTCGGCGTCGGCTTACTCGAGTCGGGGACGCTCGACGTCTTCGCACACGTTCCCACCGTCGGCGACTCGCTTAGCGGCATGCTGGTCGTTGAGACGGGGTCGCCCGCGCTGATCACTGGCTTTTTCGGTGGCATCGTGGTCTGGATCATCGCGTATCCGGCTGCGCTGGCTGCGGCCGGACGCCGCGTTGATGCGCTCGCGCCGGTGATTGCTGCGCTCAGTGGCGTCGTCCTCGCCGGTTTCGGAGCGCTGTTTCTCGGTATTGGAACCCTCTCGCTGCTGTGA
- a CDS encoding mandelate racemase/muconate lactonizing enzyme family protein: protein MEHESAPRDVAITDIQTTTIGETFEWTLVRIYTDAGVTGTGEMVLGPKADAYLHEVKPIIIGKNPVDIDARCTELFDYLSYRGGINGIGVTAISGIDLALHDLAGKLLEVPAHQLLGGKHREDVRVYCDVHAGEHLHEADGEPDEDPYDPEAYAGAAEAVVDEGWDAIKFDLDSPDKHVQDPKNKHLNARAIDFRASIVEAVTERVGDRADIAFDCHWSWTGDTVRRLASAVEDYDVWWLEDTVPPENHDVQEYVTHNTDTTIAAGENIYRVEGARQLVENQGLDIIHPDVPKNGGMLETKKIANIAKAYYIPLALHNVASPVGTMASAHVGASASNFLALEYHARDVDWWDDVVEEDILEPGRIEVPDEPGLGVEVDLDVVAAHMKEGEELIDEA, encoded by the coding sequence ATGGAACACGAGAGTGCGCCCCGCGATGTTGCGATTACAGATATCCAGACGACGACAATCGGCGAGACCTTCGAGTGGACGCTCGTCCGCATCTACACGGACGCAGGCGTCACCGGCACCGGCGAGATGGTCCTCGGCCCGAAAGCAGACGCCTACCTCCACGAGGTCAAACCGATCATCATCGGGAAGAACCCCGTCGACATCGACGCGCGCTGTACGGAACTGTTCGACTACCTCTCTTACCGCGGCGGGATCAACGGCATCGGCGTCACCGCGATTTCGGGGATCGATCTCGCGCTGCACGATCTCGCTGGGAAACTGCTCGAGGTGCCCGCTCACCAACTTCTCGGCGGGAAACACCGCGAGGACGTTCGCGTCTACTGTGACGTCCACGCGGGCGAGCACCTCCACGAGGCCGACGGCGAGCCTGACGAGGATCCCTACGATCCCGAAGCCTACGCTGGGGCGGCCGAAGCAGTCGTCGACGAAGGCTGGGACGCGATCAAGTTCGACCTCGACAGCCCCGACAAGCACGTTCAAGATCCGAAAAACAAGCACCTGAACGCTCGAGCAATCGACTTCCGCGCCTCCATCGTCGAGGCCGTCACCGAACGCGTCGGTGACCGCGCGGACATCGCCTTCGACTGCCACTGGAGCTGGACCGGCGACACCGTCCGCCGACTCGCCTCGGCTGTCGAAGACTACGACGTCTGGTGGCTCGAGGACACTGTCCCGCCGGAAAATCACGACGTACAGGAGTACGTCACCCACAACACGGACACTACCATCGCCGCGGGTGAGAACATCTACCGCGTTGAGGGCGCGCGCCAGTTAGTCGAGAATCAAGGCCTCGATATCATCCACCCTGACGTGCCCAAAAACGGCGGCATGCTCGAGACGAAAAAGATCGCGAACATCGCGAAAGCCTACTACATCCCGCTCGCGCTGCACAACGTCGCCTCGCCGGTCGGGACGATGGCCAGCGCCCACGTCGGCGCTTCAGCCTCGAACTTCCTCGCACTCGAGTACCACGCCCGCGACGTGGACTGGTGGGACGATGTGGTCGAAGAGGACATTCTCGAGCCGGGCCGGATCGAGGTGCCGGATGAGCCGGGTCTCGGCGTCGAAGTTGATCTCGACGTGGTTGCAGCGCATATGAAAGAAGGCGAGGAACTCATCGACGAAGCGTAG
- a CDS encoding KEOPS complex subunit Pcc1, protein MSSHDATLEFEYETPARARLVADSIAREIGEIDDERSQTSLERADSTLYIQITAGDVIALRAAMNTWSTLLEVAEQTASIGETI, encoded by the coding sequence GTGTCTTCTCACGACGCGACGCTCGAGTTCGAGTACGAAACTCCTGCTCGCGCCCGCCTCGTCGCCGATAGCATCGCGCGCGAAATCGGCGAAATCGACGACGAGCGCTCACAAACATCTCTCGAGCGTGCCGACTCAACACTATATATCCAGATTACCGCAGGCGACGTCATCGCCTTGCGCGCCGCGATGAACACCTGGTCAACCCTACTCGAGGTTGCAGAGCAAACGGCTTCGATTGGCGAGACAATTTGA
- a CDS encoding SDR family NAD(P)-dependent oxidoreductase — protein sequence MTARIANAVAVVTGGARGIGEATCHRLAEEGATVVVVDRDGNEAQATAEEVTDATGQTALGLEADVGSEAAVESMAATVADRFGRVDILVNNAAIRVDPMPVTEADEASWDRILAVNQKGVAFCSKHCIPLMDDGGAVVNVASVGAGLARPDWAQYDSTKGAVVAMTKDMACDHASDGIRVNAVSPGWVVTDYHLPEDEDEAEAMLEEETTPNPDGPGILKRAAEPREIADAILFLASDEASFITGENLLVDGGATAVGTGLEWDENFDA from the coding sequence ATGACAGCACGTATTGCGAACGCGGTTGCGGTCGTCACGGGCGGCGCACGCGGCATCGGTGAAGCGACCTGCCATCGCCTCGCCGAGGAGGGCGCAACGGTCGTCGTGGTCGACCGAGACGGCAACGAAGCACAGGCGACAGCCGAGGAGGTTACCGATGCGACGGGTCAGACAGCACTGGGTCTCGAGGCTGACGTCGGTTCGGAAGCCGCAGTCGAGTCCATGGCGGCGACGGTCGCCGACCGATTTGGCCGCGTCGACATCCTCGTGAACAACGCGGCTATCCGCGTCGATCCAATGCCGGTCACCGAGGCAGACGAAGCAAGTTGGGACCGCATCCTCGCTGTGAACCAGAAGGGCGTCGCCTTCTGCTCGAAACACTGTATTCCGCTCATGGACGACGGCGGCGCGGTCGTCAACGTCGCCTCGGTCGGTGCGGGCCTCGCCCGACCCGACTGGGCACAGTACGACTCGACGAAGGGCGCAGTCGTCGCGATGACCAAGGACATGGCCTGCGATCACGCAAGCGACGGCATCCGCGTCAACGCCGTCTCGCCGGGCTGGGTCGTCACCGACTATCACCTGCCAGAGGACGAGGACGAAGCTGAAGCCATGCTCGAGGAAGAGACTACCCCGAACCCGGACGGGCCGGGAATCCTGAAGCGAGCCGCCGAGCCACGCGAAATCGCTGATGCGATCCTGTTTCTTGCATCCGACGAAGCGTCGTTCATTACTGGTGAGAACCTCCTCGTCGATGGTGGTGCGACTGCAGTGGGGACCGGACTCGAGTGGGACGAGAATTTCGATGCCTGA
- a CDS encoding BsuPI-related putative proteinase inhibitor, with protein sequence MTLEGTLETTVTAREPARVSFVFTVTNTGAEPVEIQFTDAAKAEFIVYENGSERWRFTDGRAFMQLLSSDRLEPNASTTYDGEWEDPEPGTYTAIAQLRAQDTTCEARTEFSLE encoded by the coding sequence ATGACACTCGAGGGAACACTCGAGACGACCGTGACAGCACGCGAGCCAGCACGTGTTTCGTTCGTATTTACCGTCACTAACACGGGCGCTGAGCCGGTCGAGATCCAGTTTACAGACGCAGCAAAAGCCGAGTTCATCGTGTACGAAAATGGGAGCGAACGCTGGCGTTTCACCGACGGCCGGGCGTTCATGCAACTGCTCAGTTCAGATCGACTCGAGCCAAACGCGTCGACGACCTACGACGGCGAGTGGGAGGACCCAGAGCCGGGCACCTACACCGCCATTGCCCAGTTGCGTGCGCAGGACACGACCTGTGAGGCCCGAACCGAGTTCAGCCTCGAGTAG